DNA sequence from the Pedobacter sp. W3I1 genome:
GGTGATGAATTAACCGCTGAGGAGGGAGTTACAAACGATGAAACAGTAACTACAGAGGCACTTAAGCCCATAGCTGATCAACCTGCTGCAGAGGAGCCAAAACCAAAGTTCGAACGCAAAGAAGAGCCTGAAGAAGAAATTGTGGTTAAGCCGGAAAAACCAGAGGCAAAAGAAAAGCCTGCTGCTGTAGAAAAGCCAGTGGTAGAAAAGCTGAAGCCAGAGCCTGTAGCTGTTAAAAAGGAAGAAATTAAAACCGAAGATAAACCCAAGACAGAAGAGAAACCAGCTAAGAAGATAGATTTCGAAATCACCAATCCGGATGATATCGATATCGACGATAAGGGACAGTTGGGCCTGTTCTAATAGATTCGTGAGTTGTCAACGCTAATGGCAATTAGCAAGAAAGTTGACAACTCTTCGCATTTCCATGAGAACCTTTCATTTTTAAACTTATATTTGCCTTGCTCAAAGGGGTGCTTTTTGGTGATGCAATGTCTGTTGCCATCAATTTGCTGAGATTATACCCATTTTGAGGTGAAAGGTAGAAAGGTAAAAGGCAGAGGGTTTCCCCTCAACCTTAAAACCATCCAGCCCTCAACCTTAAATGAACCTGATGCGGGTAATGCCGCCGTAGGAAGAGGTTAAATTTACAACTGTTTCGCCCCGAAAACAGTATCTGATTATTTTTACCGGCTGCAAAGCAAATTATTGTAAATGAATTTTCAAGATTGGTTTAAGCTTTTTCAGGAGCAGATTTTACACACTTCATTAATTGAATGGTTGGCTGTTGGTTTTGGTGTATCTGAAGTTTTACTGGCGAAGAAGAATAGTATCTGGCTTTATCCAACAGGGATAATTTCGATCCTGTTATCGATGTTTCTATTATTAAATGTAAAGCTGTACGCAGAAACCTTACTGAGCATTTATTATCTGGTGATGAGCGTTTACGGATGGATAATCTGGAAAAAAAGAAAACAAGACGGAGAAAACCAGGTTTCGTGGTCGAGTAATAACGAGTTAACCGTTGCTGTTTTAATTTCTGTGATAGGTTTTGGGGTCCTCTACCTCGTGTTGAGGCATTATACCGATTCGGATGTGCCGGTTTTTGATGCCTTTGTGTCTTCAACGGCCTGGGCAGGTATGTGGCTGTTAGCCAAACGTAAAATAGAAAACTGGATTTTTCTCAATATTTCTAATATTGTTGCCATTCCGTTACTGTTCCATAAAAAGCTGCCACTTATGGCCTGCTTAACTACTTTTTTGTTCACTGTAGCCATATTTGGATTTTTAGACTGGAAGAAGATCATTAACAAGAGCAAACTCAAATTGGCTTAATTATCCTCTTTAGTAAGAAATAATATCATGCAAGAAACATTAACCACCACCTGGCAGGAAAAAGCAAAAGCTTATGCAGGGCTTTCAGAAGAGATGGGTAAACTTCATCCCGAAATTTTGGAACTGGCCTATCAGGAAAATTGGTTTAAGCTTTTTGTACCCGAAATTTATGGAGGACCAAATAAGAAACTCCCCGAAATTTTAAGGTTAGAAGAAGAATTGGCTGAAGCTGACGGAAGTTTAGGCTGGACCATTACACTTTGTGCTGGTGCAGCCTGGTTTGCCGGGTTTTTAAATCCTGAATTGGCTGCAGAGATTTTTGCCGACCGTGAAGTTTGTTTTGCCGGGAGTGGTGCTGTTGGCGGGGTAGCCATTAAAACGCAAACGGGTTATCTGCTTAATGGAAAATGGAGTTATGCTAGCGGGGCATTGCATGCCACTATATTTACAGCCAACTGCGCGCTTAAAGACCAAAATGGCAATGATATTTTGGATGAAAATGGAGAACCTGAAATTAAATCATTCATCCTTAAAAAAGAAGAAGTAAATATTTTACCAGGTTGGTCTTATTTTGGTTTAATCGCTACCGGTAGCCATGCTTTTGAAGTTAACGACTTAAACGTTAATGAAAACAGGACTTTTAAAATTAACCAGCACATTGAGGTGAAAGATGCTGGCTTTGATTATCCCTTTTTACAACTCGCAGAAACCACGTTAACGGTAAATAGTTTAGGAATGACCAATCATTTTATTAAACTGGTAGAACAATCTTTTTATTCGCGTTCTGGGTTAGGGAGATATAGCGATGCGCAAATTTTGTTTTTTAACAGCGAACTTAACCGTTGTAAGGAAGAAGTGTTAAACCTTCGTACAAAATTCTATCATACATTTGATGAATCGTGGAAGCAGTTAATGGGTGATGGTGAAATTGCTGAAGACAAATTAAGCGAAGTAAGTTCAATCAGCCGTAAATTAGCCCATGCCTGTTGGAGATCAGCAGCTACTTTATTTCCATACTGTGGTTTAGAGGCAGCAAAAAAAGAATCAGAAATTAATAGGGTTTGGAGAGATATTCATACGGCTAGTCAGCATGCCTTACTTACCTTCGAAATTTAATTATTCCAAAAGCTCTGCTTTAATTTTATCTTTAAAATCAGTAGTAAATTTATTCAACTTTGGTTGTATCACAAATGCGCAATATGGTTTTCCCTGATTGTTGTTAAAATAGTTCTGATGATAGTCTTCAGCCTCATAAAATTCGGCTATAGGAGAAATTTCTGTTACAATTGGCTTGTCGAAAATATGTTGCTGGGTTAAATCCTCTATCATTTCCTCCGTTATTTTTTTCTGATCTTCATCTCCATAAAAAACCACCGAGCGGTATTGTGTACCAACATCATTACCCTGCCTGTTTAGGGTTGCTGGATTATGGGTTTTAAAGAATACCAATAGAAGCTCACGGAATGAAATAATACTTTCATCGAATGCGATTTGAATTACTTCTGCATGCCCGGTATTGCCATTACAAATTTCCATATAGGTTGGATGCTTTAAATCTCCCCCCATATAGCCTGCTGTAACCTGGCTTACTCCATTTAACGTTTGAAAAACGGCTTCGGTGCACCAAAAGCAGCCTCCGCCAAATGTTGCTGTTTGCATATTCTACCTATCTAAAATCTATTCCAACTTTTATAAAACAATCAAAAAAAGACATTTTTTTGATATTAAAAGTATGGTTAAAGAATGATTATTCCTGTAGGTTTTAAAGCCGATAACCTACAGGAGGTCAATATAGTATTTATATGCTATGCGAACAAACTATAAACTTTTCTGTTAAAATTATTTGATAAGCAAAAGCCCATGATTTTCGTTCACGGGCTTAAGTATTATTGATATTGAATATATATTGGTTTTGGTGTAAGCTTTAATAGCTCTTCAGGAGTCATTAACCGCTTAGGGTCTTTCTTTAAATCATTCTTATAAAACAGCTTGAAGCCTGTAAACTGTACAGGTTCTCCCTGAATGAAATGGCGATAGGTTCCTTTTTTTAATTCAGGTTCGCCCCATCCATCCATATGTACCACCACCTGCACCTCAGGACGTAATTTAATATTAGGCGAATTGGTTACCATTTTCTTCGTGAAACGGTGCAATACAAATACTTTTGGAGGCAAATTGTATTTTTTAACAATGTCTGCAAGGTAGCCTGTTACATAATTTACGTCGGCAGCATCGTAAGTGCCGATTTTTTTTCCTGGCAATGTTCCGTCTTTCATAGAAAATTCAGGATCAATACCTAAGTGAACATATGGCAATTGCAAATACTTTTCGATATGTGGCAATTCAGCTTTAATAGTACTTAAAGCTACCTGAAGATCTAGGAATACAATAGTGTTTGGTTGCATTTTAGCGATTTTCAAAACAGAATCGATCTGTTTATTGCCCATCCTGTTGATGTATTTTCCATCTTTTCCTGGTGTTCCACTTGCTACTGCGGCAATATAGTGTAATCCTGGTTGTACTGGGGTAGAAGGATCAGCCTTTTGCCAATGTTTAACTTCAGCATTTAGGCGCTGCCACATTTCTTTAGGCGCATATTCGCCAAGCGCACCCATTTTTTTCGAATGCAGGTTTCCATAATAAACAACTATGCGTTTAAAAGGTAAGATAGCGCCTGCTAAAGGATATGGTTGTTTTTTTACCGGCCATCTTCCGGTAGTATCTCCGTTTGCCAGTTTTTTTACCAACGAATCGTAAAGCTTTGGATCAACGGGTTTCATTACGTTAACTGTTGAGTCCGTTTTCTTTTTGGTCGAATCAGAAGAAAAGATTTTACCGATACCGCTACTACTCTTGCCGTCTGAATTACAGTTGGCAAATAAGCTGATTGCGGCAAAACCAAGTATTAGTGTGCCTGCTAATTGAGGAAATTTCATAGATATTATATAGATAATTAAAGTTTAGACAGTTTCCGAATCTGTTTGATGAAAGTAGGTTGGAAATCTGGTAGTTTAAAATAAAGTAATCAACATTTACACATTGCAGAATTTGCCAAAAACACCCAATGGTAATTTAATGCCCGATGTAGCCTGTAGAAAGAGTTCTCCAGTTTCGAGGTTTTTAACAGATGGGAATGAGGTACGGATTAAATTTTCTACAATTACTGACGAAAAACCTAATGAGTAGGTATTTAGGATTAAGAAATGTTCTTTTTCATCCAGCAGCTGTACTACATCCTGCATCATTTCCTGGATATGATCTTCGAGTTTCCACTTTTCGCCATTAGGGCCGTGGCCATAAGCAGGGGGATCTAAAATAATTCCATTGTATTTTTTGCCTCTTTTTAATTCTTTTTTTACAAATTTTAAGGCATCTTCTACCATCCAACGGGTGTCTTTCAAACCTGAAAGTTCCTGGTTTTCATTTGCCCAGGTAACTACCTGTTTAATTGAATCAACGTGGGTAGTTTCGGCACCTGCTGCATTGGCAATTAGCGATGCGGCGCCCGTATAGGCGAAAAGATTTAAAACTTTAGGCTGTGGCGTTTTAAATTTTTTAATCGATGAAGAGATAAAATCCCAGTTTACAGCCTGCTCAGGGAATACACCTACATGTTTAAAAGAGGTTAAGCCTAAACGGAGTTTAATACCCACCTCGTTGTTTTTATATTCTACATGCCAGCGGTCTGGAATGGAAAGATTTTTCTTTACCCATTCGCCAGAAGTAGCCGAACGGCCCCTGAAAGTAATGTTGGCCGTTTTTTTCCAATCTTGTTCTGAGTATGTTTTTTTCCATACCGCCTGAGGTTCAGGACGGATAAGGGTTACATTTCCAAAACGTTCTAATTTTTCAAAATCCCCGCAATCTATCAGTTCATAATCTTTCCAGTGGGTTGGGGCAAGTAATTGTATCATGTATTTAAAATAACTTTAAATTTGGATAACTTTTGATATATTGATCATCAGTTATCAGGGTTAAACCATTTGCTAGCGCCTGTGCTATAATAAGTCTATCAAATGGATCCTTATGTATTAATGGTAATGTAGAATAAGTAGTAAAGTCATCTTTAGAAGGCTGAAGAATTTTTACTCGGTACTTATCAAGTAATTCATAAATTGAGTTAATATCGTCTTTTAACTTTAGCTTTCCGATATTAGTCTTTATTGTAATTTCCCAAATGCTTATAATGCTTATATATTTTTCTGTTACAGGATTGTTTATGATCTCTATAATCTTTTTGGAAATTGAGTTATCTCCATTAATAAAAAATAGGAATATGTGTGTATCCAGCAAAAAACGCATTACATATAATCCTTGAGATCATCTAAT
Encoded proteins:
- the pnuC gene encoding nicotinamide riboside transporter PnuC, whose translation is MNFQDWFKLFQEQILHTSLIEWLAVGFGVSEVLLAKKNSIWLYPTGIISILLSMFLLLNVKLYAETLLSIYYLVMSVYGWIIWKKRKQDGENQVSWSSNNELTVAVLISVIGFGVLYLVLRHYTDSDVPVFDAFVSSTAWAGMWLLAKRKIENWIFLNISNIVAIPLLFHKKLPLMACLTTFLFTVAIFGFLDWKKIINKSKLKLA
- a CDS encoding acyl-CoA dehydrogenase; this translates as MQETLTTTWQEKAKAYAGLSEEMGKLHPEILELAYQENWFKLFVPEIYGGPNKKLPEILRLEEELAEADGSLGWTITLCAGAAWFAGFLNPELAAEIFADREVCFAGSGAVGGVAIKTQTGYLLNGKWSYASGALHATIFTANCALKDQNGNDILDENGEPEIKSFILKKEEVNILPGWSYFGLIATGSHAFEVNDLNVNENRTFKINQHIEVKDAGFDYPFLQLAETTLTVNSLGMTNHFIKLVEQSFYSRSGLGRYSDAQILFFNSELNRCKEEVLNLRTKFYHTFDESWKQLMGDGEIAEDKLSEVSSISRKLAHACWRSAATLFPYCGLEAAKKESEINRVWRDIHTASQHALLTFEI
- the msrA gene encoding peptide-methionine (S)-S-oxide reductase MsrA, which translates into the protein MQTATFGGGCFWCTEAVFQTLNGVSQVTAGYMGGDLKHPTYMEICNGNTGHAEVIQIAFDESIISFRELLLVFFKTHNPATLNRQGNDVGTQYRSVVFYGDEDQKKITEEMIEDLTQQHIFDKPIVTEISPIAEFYEAEDYHQNYFNNNQGKPYCAFVIQPKLNKFTTDFKDKIKAELLE
- a CDS encoding class I SAM-dependent methyltransferase, which translates into the protein MIQLLAPTHWKDYELIDCGDFEKLERFGNVTLIRPEPQAVWKKTYSEQDWKKTANITFRGRSATSGEWVKKNLSIPDRWHVEYKNNEVGIKLRLGLTSFKHVGVFPEQAVNWDFISSSIKKFKTPQPKVLNLFAYTGAASLIANAAGAETTHVDSIKQVVTWANENQELSGLKDTRWMVEDALKFVKKELKRGKKYNGIILDPPAYGHGPNGEKWKLEDHIQEMMQDVVQLLDEKEHFLILNTYSLGFSSVIVENLIRTSFPSVKNLETGELFLQATSGIKLPLGVFGKFCNV
- a CDS encoding type II toxin-antitoxin system VapC family toxin → MRFLLDTHIFLFFINGDNSISKKIIEIINNPVTEKYISIISIWEITIKTNIGKLKLKDDINSIYELLDKYRVKILQPSKDDFTTYSTLPLIHKDPFDRLIIAQALANGLTLITDDQYIKSYPNLKLF